Proteins from one Flavobacterium sp. N2038 genomic window:
- a CDS encoding type IX secretion system membrane protein PorP/SprF: protein MKLYIKSLETYFVLICSFITFCANAQQDPEYTQYMYNTMAVNPAYAGSAGTLEAALLVRSQWVGISGAPETQSFSIQAPLRNEKIGLGLSIVNDKIGPSEELYLDGNFSYSIPLGYEQRLAFGIKAGMRMLNVDWSKGKYYDPNDVLLNQNIDNQAKLAVGAGVYYYTDKWYVGASIPSFIQSNYYDDVQESVDYDRLHYYLMGGYVFDLNPNLKFKPAFLVKAVSGAPLTADISANFMIAEKFVIGASYRTDDSVSILAGFQISKSFYVGYAFDYTVSDLNKYNDGTHEIILRYQFNKGESKIKSPRFF from the coding sequence ATGAAACTATATATAAAATCATTAGAAACATATTTCGTCTTAATATGTTCTTTTATCACATTTTGTGCAAATGCACAACAAGATCCGGAGTACACGCAGTACATGTACAACACAATGGCGGTAAATCCAGCTTACGCTGGATCTGCCGGCACATTAGAAGCAGCACTTTTAGTTCGTTCTCAATGGGTTGGAATTTCCGGGGCACCGGAAACACAATCGTTCTCTATTCAGGCGCCGCTTCGTAATGAAAAAATAGGTTTAGGACTAAGTATTGTTAATGACAAAATAGGTCCTTCAGAAGAACTTTATCTTGATGGAAATTTCTCTTATTCAATTCCACTTGGATATGAGCAAAGATTAGCCTTTGGTATAAAAGCCGGGATGAGAATGCTAAATGTTGACTGGTCAAAAGGAAAATATTATGATCCAAATGATGTTCTGTTAAATCAGAATATCGATAATCAGGCAAAATTAGCTGTTGGAGCAGGGGTTTATTATTATACCGATAAATGGTATGTAGGAGCTTCCATTCCTAGTTTTATCCAAAGTAATTATTACGATGATGTTCAGGAATCTGTAGACTATGATCGTTTGCACTATTATTTGATGGGAGGTTATGTTTTTGATTTGAATCCGAATTTAAAATTCAAACCGGCATTTTTAGTAAAAGCAGTTAGTGGGGCTCCGCTTACGGCTGATATCTCGGCGAATTTTATGATTGCTGAAAAATTTGTAATTGGTGCTTCTTACAGAACAGATGATTCTGTAAGCATACTGGCAGGGTTTCAAATATCCAAAAGTTTTTATGTAGGATACGCTTTCGATTATACCGTAAGTGACCTTAATAAATACAATGACGGAACGCATGAAATCATTCTGCGCTATCAATTTAATAAAGGCGAAAGTAAAATTAAATCTCCTCGATTCTTCTAA
- a CDS encoding OmpA family protein: MRKLYILSLVLSITFSFAQKTNLKKADALFRNYSYVEASKAYEECLQNIKNPSAQTLKNAADSYYFISDSRNALKWYKKLYEVQDNNLTDIYYLRYIQSLKGVMDYDIADKMTKEYLTKKGDQNEVNRYLAQKKQMDSLSKAKSLYKIKNLDINTSKSDFGATFFQDKVVFTSARDTTKFSEKLYTWNNQPFLNLYLAERNPADGSLFNEGLFLPNVMTKYHEATASFDASGKTMYYSTNIVKKNKLVIDESKTNNFQIIKGDIINNKLENPKTVFFDNNDYSVGHPSLSEDGHWLFFASDMPGGFGETDLYYVKIADDGTMSSPVNLGSKINTIGNDLFPYFRNGKLYFSSDGHYGYGDLDIYESNLLADGTFSDPVNLGEPVNSNKDDFTFIIDSADTYGYFSSNRAGGKGDDDIYSFVKGKPVCNQSISGMAIDRKTKLPLSDVSILAYNSYSEILGETKTNFEGKYAVVVPCGKMVKMIAAKPNYSSDEKTVETTMENDGEIKDVNFELSNYDDLVVKKKGVEKVDVKPIYFDYDKYDITPLAVEELTKVVFIMQKFPNIRIKIESHTDSRGKDSYNMKLSDNRAKSTRDYIISQNIDASRIESAIGYGESRLINKCKNGVKCTEEEHLLNRRSDFIIIQK; encoded by the coding sequence ATGAGAAAATTATATATCCTAAGTTTAGTCTTGAGCATTACGTTTAGTTTTGCTCAAAAGACTAATTTAAAAAAGGCGGATGCTCTGTTTAGAAATTATTCTTACGTAGAAGCCTCAAAGGCTTATGAAGAATGCTTGCAGAACATAAAAAACCCGTCAGCACAAACGTTAAAAAATGCTGCCGACTCGTATTATTTTATATCAGATTCCAGAAATGCACTTAAATGGTATAAAAAGTTATACGAAGTTCAGGACAATAATTTAACCGATATTTACTATCTGCGTTATATTCAGTCGCTAAAAGGTGTTATGGATTATGATATAGCAGATAAAATGACTAAAGAGTATCTTACCAAAAAAGGAGATCAAAACGAAGTCAACAGATATCTTGCCCAGAAAAAACAAATGGACAGTTTGTCTAAAGCGAAATCTCTTTATAAAATTAAGAATCTTGATATCAATACCAGTAAATCTGATTTTGGAGCTACATTTTTTCAGGATAAAGTAGTCTTTACTTCTGCCAGAGATACAACAAAATTTAGCGAAAAATTATATACATGGAATAATCAGCCTTTTTTGAATCTGTACTTAGCAGAAAGAAATCCTGCAGACGGAAGTTTGTTTAACGAAGGCTTGTTTCTTCCTAATGTAATGACCAAATATCATGAAGCAACAGCCTCTTTTGATGCTAGTGGGAAAACAATGTACTATTCAACAAACATTGTTAAAAAGAACAAGCTGGTTATTGATGAAAGTAAAACCAATAATTTTCAGATTATCAAGGGAGATATTATAAATAATAAACTGGAGAACCCAAAAACAGTTTTCTTTGATAATAATGATTATTCTGTAGGACATCCTTCTTTGAGTGAAGATGGCCATTGGCTTTTCTTTGCATCAGATATGCCGGGAGGATTTGGTGAAACTGATTTATATTATGTAAAAATTGCTGATGACGGAACGATGAGTTCTCCGGTAAATCTGGGGTCAAAAATCAACACAATTGGGAATGATCTTTTTCCTTATTTCCGAAACGGAAAGCTTTATTTCTCATCAGACGGTCATTATGGTTATGGTGATCTGGATATTTATGAAAGTAATCTTTTGGCAGACGGAACTTTTTCTGATCCTGTAAATTTGGGAGAGCCTGTAAATAGTAATAAAGATGATTTTACTTTTATAATCGACAGCGCAGATACTTATGGTTATTTTTCATCAAACAGAGCCGGAGGAAAAGGAGATGATGATATCTACTCTTTTGTAAAAGGAAAACCGGTTTGTAATCAAAGTATTTCTGGTATGGCAATCGATCGCAAAACAAAATTACCTCTTAGTGACGTCTCTATATTGGCTTACAATTCTTATAGTGAGATTCTGGGCGAGACCAAAACAAATTTTGAGGGTAAATATGCCGTTGTAGTACCATGTGGTAAAATGGTAAAAATGATAGCTGCAAAACCAAATTATAGCAGCGACGAAAAAACCGTTGAAACTACGATGGAAAATGATGGTGAAATCAAAGATGTTAACTTCGAGCTTAGTAATTATGATGATTTGGTTGTGAAGAAAAAAGGAGTAGAGAAAGTAGATGTAAAACCAATTTACTTTGATTACGATAAATACGACATTACGCCATTGGCGGTAGAAGAATTAACTAAAGTTGTTTTTATTATGCAAAAATTTCCAAATATCAGAATCAAAATCGAGTCACATACAGATTCAAGAGGAAAAGATTCTTATAATATGAAACTTTCTGATAATAGAGCAAAATCAACAAGAGATTATATTATTTCACAGAATATTGATGCATCAAGAATTGAAAGTGCTATTGGGTACGGAGAAAGCAGATTAATCAATAAATGTAAAAATGGTGTAAAATGTACAGAAGAAGAACATTTACTAAATAGACGTTCCGACTTTATTATTATCCAAAAATAG